Proteins found in one Endomicrobiales bacterium genomic segment:
- a CDS encoding peptidylprolyl isomerase produces the protein MKKAIIFSTLIFGVVFSGCFKKEVIVAEVGSEKISMEMVKERLNETSPFYRNFFTSDAGKKQFLDLLIREKIIVEASKKAGVEATKEFKTSMDEFNKESAKKAKEFRDNMRIELFVKELQKGVLQVTEKDINDYYITNKAEFEKPLEVMAKHILLPSKELAEKAMRRIKSGESFAKVASEMSIDPVSANKGGQIGPFKRGDLLPEFEKALFPLKVGQIAEIVQTQFGFHIIMKSSQKVASSIPYQQAKELIKRSLEKNKFDLWLDATKKKLGIKIDYDSLAKVAVDNASFSENKANTQSAE, from the coding sequence ATGAAAAAAGCAATTATTTTCTCAACTCTTATTTTTGGTGTAGTATTTTCTGGTTGTTTTAAGAAAGAAGTGATTGTGGCGGAAGTTGGTTCGGAAAAGATTTCCATGGAAATGGTTAAAGAACGCCTAAACGAAACATCACCATTTTACAGGAATTTTTTCACATCAGATGCTGGCAAAAAACAGTTTTTAGACCTTCTAATTCGCGAAAAAATTATTGTAGAGGCATCAAAAAAAGCTGGTGTGGAGGCAACTAAGGAATTTAAAACTTCCATGGATGAATTCAACAAAGAAAGTGCAAAAAAAGCAAAAGAGTTTAGGGATAATATGCGCATTGAACTTTTTGTAAAAGAACTACAAAAAGGTGTATTGCAAGTAACTGAAAAAGATATAAATGACTATTACATTACAAACAAGGCAGAATTTGAAAAGCCACTTGAAGTAATGGCAAAACACATACTTCTGCCATCAAAAGAGTTAGCAGAAAAAGCAATGCGGCGCATTAAATCAGGTGAAAGCTTTGCTAAGGTTGCCTCTGAAATGTCTATAGATCCTGTTTCTGCAAATAAAGGCGGACAAATTGGACCTTTTAAACGCGGAGACCTCTTGCCGGAATTTGAAAAAGCATTATTTCCTCTTAAAGTGGGGCAAATTGCAGAAATAGTTCAAACGCAATTCGGGTTTCATATAATAATGAAATCATCGCAAAAAGTTGCATCTTCCATTCCTTATCAACAAGCAAAAGAACTTATTAAGCGTTCCTTAGAGAAAAACAAGTTTGATCTTTGGTTAGATGCAACAAAGAAAAAGCTTGGCATAAAAATTGACTATGACTCTCTTGCGAAAGTTGCAGTAGACAACGCGTCATTTTCAGAAAATAAAGCTAACACTCAAAGCGCAGAGTAA
- the mfd gene encoding transcription-repair coupling factor: MNTTINNLPKSAIPYYLLKNYSKKQNILIVVDEEEITEYASDASAISEVFFNSSINVLTFPSKSHLQRVLALSKLLTIKYNYIVTSPQALTQKTFDINTLKKTTLNLSNAQHFQYNNLANLATTLGYERTSFVEQEGQFSKRGEVFDIWPAGLGAPVRIVFYYDSIESLRNFDPVTQLSEGFLNNLAILPAVEESQTTLQRLLTDSLIMLFTKSDFYNSSFSGFENIILNQSTQKTIDANFFKFARWAGNIDGFSKELSDFLAKGFNTHIFCSNNGELERIEEIVFTHKLPKNKIKFHLSALEESFYSNSQKIAVITSKEVLYRRNPTNFPKFKSGRRLEGLWEIVQGDFVVHEKYGIGRYLGLKKIERAEQIKEYLAIEYRHKDKLYVPLEDFNSVQKYIGLEGFRPKLHSLDTVAWERAKLKAKESAKEIADELLKLYAQRRSEMRQPYPAQTIWESELADSFAYEETPDQNKAISEVFEDLEKPYPMERLICGDVGFGKTEVAIRAAFKVATNSKQVAILVPTTVLAEQHYNTITNRLASFPLRVAILSRFQSKKDQKITLQAISNGSVDIVVGTHRLLQKDIVFKDLGLLIIDEEHRFGVKQKEKIKQMKKNADILLLSATPIPRTISMSLSNLKNLSVIETPPFGRLPIETHIGHFDTEIVKKIIEAELSRGGQVYYLHNQIHSMISKANQIKSIVPYAKTAVIHGQLNPTQIEKTMWDFLHRKTDILIATTIIESGLDIPSVNTMIIEDAENFGLAQLYQLRGRIGREKQKAYCYLFHSPGKLSEDAQKRLTALKEFTELGSGFRLALRDLEIRGAGSILGAQQHGFAKEVGFELFSRLLEEASGKIKPSFQKIDERTEIDLKIAAYIPPQYIEQEDIRIIFYRKLASATKIDDFTAIAIELKDRFGNLPIELENLFEITKLRLLAQTSGISAIAEDENYLNIYFKPEVQFPAEKLKTLIKHYYHILEFARNKAQLLRFKKTNSAEPQKMLISQLSVFLSNINKYATMPRVKFDR, encoded by the coding sequence ATGAACACAACTATAAACAATTTACCTAAAAGTGCCATTCCATACTACTTATTAAAGAACTACTCAAAAAAACAAAACATTTTGATTGTAGTCGATGAAGAGGAAATAACAGAATATGCATCGGATGCTTCTGCCATATCCGAAGTTTTCTTTAATTCAAGCATAAATGTTTTAACATTCCCATCAAAATCACACTTACAACGAGTTCTTGCATTGTCCAAATTATTAACTATTAAGTATAACTACATTGTAACATCACCGCAAGCACTTACGCAAAAAACATTTGATATTAACACTCTTAAAAAAACTACTTTAAATTTATCAAACGCTCAGCACTTTCAATACAACAACCTTGCAAATTTGGCAACCACCCTTGGTTATGAGCGAACTTCATTCGTTGAACAAGAAGGACAATTTTCTAAAAGAGGCGAAGTTTTTGATATTTGGCCAGCTGGCTTAGGCGCACCTGTACGAATTGTTTTTTATTACGACTCAATAGAGTCGTTAAGAAACTTTGACCCTGTCACACAACTTTCCGAAGGTTTTTTAAATAACTTAGCAATTCTCCCTGCAGTTGAAGAGTCGCAAACAACACTGCAGAGGCTTTTAACTGATTCCCTTATAATGCTATTTACTAAATCCGATTTTTACAACAGCAGTTTCAGTGGTTTTGAAAATATTATTTTAAACCAGTCCACACAAAAGACAATAGATGCGAATTTTTTTAAGTTTGCTCGTTGGGCAGGTAATATTGATGGCTTTTCAAAAGAGCTTTCCGACTTCTTGGCAAAAGGTTTTAATACTCACATTTTTTGTTCAAACAACGGAGAACTTGAACGCATTGAAGAAATTGTGTTTACTCATAAGCTTCCAAAAAATAAAATTAAATTCCACCTTTCTGCTTTAGAAGAGAGCTTTTATTCAAACTCACAAAAAATAGCCGTAATAACATCTAAAGAAGTACTTTACAGGCGCAACCCAACAAACTTTCCAAAGTTTAAAAGCGGAAGGCGCCTTGAGGGGTTATGGGAAATTGTGCAGGGTGACTTTGTTGTTCACGAAAAATACGGCATAGGTAGATATCTTGGTTTAAAAAAAATTGAGCGTGCTGAGCAGATTAAGGAGTATCTTGCCATAGAATATCGTCACAAAGATAAACTATATGTACCCTTAGAAGATTTTAACTCGGTACAAAAATATATTGGTTTAGAAGGTTTTAGGCCAAAGCTACACTCGCTTGATACAGTTGCATGGGAACGCGCAAAGCTTAAGGCAAAAGAATCGGCGAAAGAGATTGCCGATGAGCTTTTAAAGCTTTACGCTCAAAGACGCTCGGAAATGCGCCAACCTTACCCGGCGCAAACAATTTGGGAAAGCGAGCTTGCCGACTCTTTTGCTTATGAAGAAACACCTGACCAGAATAAAGCAATTTCTGAAGTTTTTGAAGATTTAGAAAAACCCTATCCAATGGAACGTCTCATTTGCGGTGATGTTGGTTTTGGCAAAACAGAAGTGGCAATACGAGCGGCCTTTAAAGTCGCCACAAATTCAAAACAGGTTGCCATACTTGTGCCAACAACAGTTCTTGCGGAACAACACTACAACACAATAACAAACCGTCTTGCCTCTTTTCCTCTAAGAGTTGCAATCTTAAGCCGCTTTCAAAGCAAAAAAGATCAAAAAATAACCCTTCAGGCGATATCTAATGGAAGTGTGGATATTGTTGTTGGAACTCATCGCCTACTGCAAAAGGATATAGTTTTTAAAGATCTCGGATTGCTTATAATTGACGAAGAACATCGTTTTGGCGTAAAGCAAAAAGAAAAAATAAAGCAAATGAAAAAAAATGCCGACATATTGCTGTTATCCGCGACACCAATTCCAAGAACAATCTCAATGTCACTATCAAACTTAAAAAATTTATCTGTAATTGAAACTCCTCCTTTTGGGCGTTTGCCAATAGAAACCCATATAGGCCACTTTGATACAGAAATTGTAAAAAAAATAATCGAGGCTGAACTTTCAAGAGGGGGGCAGGTTTATTACCTGCATAACCAAATTCACTCAATGATTTCCAAGGCCAATCAGATTAAATCAATAGTTCCTTACGCAAAAACCGCTGTTATCCACGGGCAGCTTAATCCAACACAAATAGAAAAAACAATGTGGGACTTTCTGCATAGGAAAACAGATATTCTAATAGCCACAACAATCATTGAATCTGGTTTAGATATACCGAGTGTAAATACAATGATAATTGAAGATGCTGAAAACTTTGGTTTAGCTCAACTATACCAGTTGCGTGGGAGAATTGGACGGGAAAAACAAAAGGCCTATTGCTATTTATTCCATTCACCTGGCAAATTAAGTGAAGATGCGCAAAAGCGTTTAACTGCCCTTAAGGAGTTTACTGAGCTCGGTTCTGGCTTTCGCCTTGCTTTACGCGACCTTGAAATTAGGGGAGCTGGAAGTATTCTTGGAGCCCAACAACATGGTTTTGCAAAAGAAGTTGGTTTTGAACTATTTTCTCGCCTCTTAGAAGAGGCTAGCGGTAAAATAAAACCAAGCTTTCAAAAAATAGATGAAAGAACAGAAATAGACCTCAAAATAGCCGCATATATACCACCGCAATATATTGAACAAGAAGATATTCGTATAATTTTTTACAGAAAGCTTGCTTCAGCTACTAAAATTGATGATTTTACTGCTATTGCTATTGAGCTTAAAGATCGCTTTGGAAATTTACCAATTGAGCTTGAAAACCTTTTTGAAATAACAAAACTAAGATTATTAGCGCAAACATCTGGGATCAGTGCGATAGCGGAAGATGAAAACTATCTAAATATTTATTTTAAACCTGAAGTGCAATTTCCGGCAGAAAAGCTTAAAACATTAATTAAACATTATTATCATATACTTGAATTTGCACGAAACAAGGCGCAACTTTTAAGGTTTAAAAAAACCAACAGCGCTGAGCCACAGAAAATGTTAATTAGTCAGCTTAGTGTTTTCTTGTCAAATATAAACAAATATGCTACCATGCCTAGGGTTAAATTTGACCGGTGA
- the amrA gene encoding AmmeMemoRadiSam system protein A gives MEEFMISQESKDFLLKVARESIESFLKGGLKKNMKTNDVQLNTNAAVFVTLMKNNNLRGCIGTTAAYKPLYKAVAQMAVAAAIEDTRFNEVGLEELNDIKIEISVLSPLARVKSAEKIRRNIDGVMVKKENRSGLFLPQVWKELPNKEDFLSELCSQKAGLESDAWKDESTELYTFSVVSFEDK, from the coding sequence ATGGAAGAATTTATGATATCACAGGAAAGCAAAGATTTTTTGCTTAAAGTTGCAAGAGAGAGCATAGAATCATTTTTAAAAGGTGGTTTAAAGAAAAACATGAAAACAAATGATGTGCAGTTAAATACCAATGCAGCGGTTTTTGTTACGCTTATGAAAAACAACAACTTGCGAGGATGCATTGGCACAACGGCGGCATATAAACCGTTATATAAAGCTGTTGCGCAAATGGCTGTAGCTGCTGCAATTGAGGACACTCGTTTCAATGAAGTTGGTTTAGAAGAGTTAAATGACATTAAAATTGAAATTTCTGTGCTTTCACCACTTGCCAGAGTAAAAAGTGCAGAAAAGATAAGGCGAAATATAGATGGTGTTATGGTAAAAAAAGAAAATAGAAGTGGCCTATTTTTACCTCAGGTATGGAAAGAGTTACCAAATAAGGAAGATTTTTTAAGTGAGCTTTGCTCCCAAAAAGCAGGGCTTGAAAGCGACGCATGGAAAGACGAAAGCACGGAACTATATACTTTTAGCGTGGTGTCATTTGAGGATAAGTAA
- a CDS encoding electron transfer flavoprotein subunit alpha, with protein sequence MPNQINIIPEKCIGCGLCFKDCLFGAISMAERLEHPNKFKLAIIDLNKCTFCGACVQACKKFNAVHLIKEASIHLDKDISHYKGVWVYAEQRHGEVSSVVFELLSKGRELADKLQVPLSAILIGYKIENKAPELIAYGADKVFVFDDPILFEFQDDPYSDVLAHFIEQKKPEIVLMGATNIGRSFASRVAADIYTGLTADCTALDIDPQTRNLQQTRPAFGGNIMATILCPRFRPQMATVRHKVFKPLTPDSNRRGEIIKETIDASKIINRTKFVNYIKDLSAKINISDADVICSGGRGLGKPEGFKLIEELAECLGGAVGASRAAVDAEWIPYSHQVGQTGRTVGPKIYIACGISGQIQHLVGMSSSDTIIAINKDASAPIMKVANYAIEGDLYEIIPQIIKEVKKLRGLN encoded by the coding sequence ATGCCAAACCAAATTAATATTATACCTGAAAAATGTATAGGCTGTGGTCTGTGTTTTAAAGATTGCCTATTTGGCGCGATATCTATGGCAGAACGCCTAGAACACCCTAACAAATTCAAACTTGCGATTATTGATTTAAATAAGTGCACATTCTGCGGAGCATGTGTACAGGCATGTAAAAAATTTAATGCGGTTCACCTTATAAAAGAAGCGTCAATACATCTTGATAAAGACATTTCGCACTACAAAGGTGTATGGGTCTACGCGGAACAACGCCATGGGGAAGTATCTTCGGTGGTTTTTGAGCTTCTTTCAAAAGGCAGGGAGTTAGCCGACAAATTACAGGTGCCCTTAAGTGCAATTTTAATAGGTTATAAAATTGAAAACAAAGCACCGGAACTTATTGCTTATGGTGCCGATAAAGTTTTTGTTTTTGACGACCCAATTCTCTTTGAATTTCAAGACGACCCATACAGTGATGTTCTTGCTCATTTTATAGAGCAAAAAAAACCAGAAATAGTGTTGATGGGTGCAACAAATATAGGCAGGTCTTTTGCTTCGCGTGTTGCGGCAGATATTTATACAGGTTTAACCGCCGACTGTACCGCTTTAGACATTGACCCGCAAACACGCAACTTGCAGCAAACGCGGCCAGCATTTGGTGGCAACATTATGGCAACAATTCTTTGTCCAAGGTTTCGCCCGCAAATGGCAACTGTTCGTCACAAAGTTTTTAAACCTCTAACACCGGATTCAAACAGACGCGGCGAAATAATTAAAGAAACAATTGATGCTTCAAAAATAATCAACAGAACAAAGTTCGTAAATTACATAAAAGATCTCTCCGCAAAAATAAACATATCCGATGCGGATGTTATATGTTCCGGTGGAAGAGGCCTTGGGAAACCCGAAGGCTTTAAACTTATTGAGGAGCTTGCGGAATGTCTTGGCGGAGCAGTTGGCGCATCAAGAGCGGCGGTAGATGCTGAATGGATACCTTACTCTCATCAAGTTGGACAGACTGGAAGAACAGTGGGCCCTAAAATTTATATCGCATGCGGAATTTCGGGTCAAATTCAACATCTTGTTGGTATGTCCTCATCCGACACAATAATTGCCATCAACAAAGATGCAAGTGCCCCTATAATGAAGGTTGCCAATTACGCAATTGAAGGTGACCTTTACGAGATTATACCGCAGATAATAAAAGAAGTTAAAAAACTGCGCGGGCTAAACTAA
- a CDS encoding electron transfer flavoprotein subunit beta/FixA family protein, translated as MHFIVCIKQVPNTTNVQLDPTTNTLKREGVESIINPFDEYAIEEAVRLKERTGGKTTVITMGPPQAENILREALARGIDNAILVSDRAFAGADTWATAYTLATAIKKIGDYSLILTGKQATDGDTAQVGPGVAEMLDIPHVAYVRKIEEITTNTIRVERMMEDGYDIIEMPLPSLISVVKEINKPRLPSLKGMMASKKAIITKWTAQDIGADTSKIGLTGSPTQVMKVFTPVARGGGEKLEGSPEEIAQKLIGKLKGLI; from the coding sequence ATGCATTTTATTGTTTGCATTAAGCAAGTTCCAAACACAACTAATGTTCAATTAGACCCAACAACCAATACATTAAAAAGAGAGGGTGTTGAGTCGATAATTAATCCTTTTGATGAGTACGCTATAGAAGAAGCTGTGCGCCTTAAAGAACGCACAGGCGGCAAAACAACTGTAATTACCATGGGGCCACCTCAAGCGGAAAATATATTAAGGGAAGCTCTTGCGCGCGGAATTGATAATGCAATTCTTGTATCCGACAGGGCATTTGCTGGCGCGGACACTTGGGCAACTGCTTACACACTTGCCACGGCCATAAAAAAAATTGGAGATTATTCTCTTATTTTAACAGGCAAGCAGGCAACCGATGGCGACACAGCTCAAGTTGGACCTGGTGTAGCTGAAATGTTAGATATACCTCATGTTGCCTATGTTAGAAAAATTGAAGAAATAACAACAAACACAATTCGTGTTGAACGAATGATGGAGGATGGATACGACATTATTGAAATGCCACTTCCTTCTTTAATATCAGTTGTAAAAGAAATAAACAAGCCACGCTTACCCTCATTAAAAGGTATGATGGCATCAAAAAAAGCCATAATTACAAAGTGGACAGCTCAGGATATTGGAGCGGATACATCTAAAATAGGGCTCACTGGTTCACCAACTCAAGTTATGAAGGTTTTTACACCAGTCGCAAGAGGTGGCGGGGAAAAACTTGAGGGTTCGCCAGAAGAAATTGCCCAAAAATTGATTGGTAAATTAAAAGGATTGATTTAA
- a CDS encoding acyl-CoA dehydrogenase family protein, translated as MDYFLSDEQKMIVDLARKIAIEKIKPVREHYDETEEFPWPIMKELAQADLCGVYIPAEYGGFGGGVLDLVLVVEELCKIDGGIALGLAATALGTFPILLNGNEAQKKKYLPDIASGKKLAAFGLTEPEAGSDATAMRTTAKLEGDFYVLNGTKCFITNAGDAETYTVFAKTNPARGARGISCFIIEKGTPGFEFGKKEKKMGIRASSTRELIFNNCMVPKENLLGKEGHGLIIAQSTLDSSRPGVAAQALGIAAGALDEAVAYSRTRVQFGQPICSFQAISHMMADMATKVEAARALIYATARMMDSDRTKRTTKESAMSKLYASEVAMEVTTQAVQIFGGYGYSREYPVEKMMRDAKITQIYEGTSQIQRNEIALSLIKESAAKK; from the coding sequence ATGGATTATTTTTTATCTGATGAACAAAAGATGATTGTTGATTTGGCGAGAAAAATTGCAATAGAGAAAATAAAACCTGTTAGAGAACACTACGATGAAACCGAAGAGTTTCCATGGCCAATTATGAAAGAACTTGCGCAAGCAGATCTTTGCGGCGTTTACATTCCTGCAGAGTACGGCGGTTTTGGCGGCGGGGTACTTGACCTTGTTCTTGTAGTTGAGGAACTTTGCAAAATTGACGGTGGTATAGCTCTTGGCCTTGCCGCAACAGCTCTTGGCACATTTCCAATACTTCTCAACGGTAACGAAGCACAAAAGAAAAAATATCTTCCAGATATTGCCTCAGGTAAAAAACTTGCGGCATTTGGTTTAACTGAGCCGGAAGCTGGCTCCGATGCAACTGCAATGAGAACAACAGCAAAGTTAGAAGGCGATTTCTATGTTCTTAACGGTACAAAGTGTTTTATTACTAATGCTGGCGATGCCGAAACATATACTGTGTTTGCAAAAACAAATCCAGCAAGAGGTGCCCGTGGCATATCTTGTTTTATAATTGAAAAAGGCACTCCAGGTTTTGAGTTTGGTAAAAAAGAAAAAAAGATGGGTATTCGCGCATCTTCAACCAGAGAATTGATTTTCAATAATTGTATGGTTCCAAAGGAAAATTTACTAGGCAAAGAAGGGCACGGCCTTATAATTGCTCAGTCAACGCTTGACTCGTCACGCCCGGGTGTTGCGGCACAGGCACTTGGAATTGCGGCTGGCGCGCTTGACGAAGCGGTTGCATACTCAAGAACAAGAGTACAGTTTGGTCAGCCAATCTGCTCGTTTCAAGCGATTTCACATATGATGGCTGATATGGCAACAAAAGTTGAAGCTGCAAGAGCGCTAATATATGCAACAGCAAGAATGATGGATTCAGATAGAACGAAAAGAACAACAAAAGAATCGGCAATGTCAAAGCTGTATGCTTCTGAAGTTGCAATGGAAGTTACAACGCAAGCAGTACAGATTTTCGGCGGTTATGGATATAGCCGCGAATATCCTGTAGAAAAAATGATGCGCGATGCGAAAATTACACAAATTTACGAAGGCACAAGCCAAATTCAACGCAATGAAATAGCACTGTCGTTAATAAAAGAAAGCGCTGCAAAGAAATAA
- the rnc gene encoding ribonuclease III, protein MLNNFSKLEKTISYKFKSKKLLEKSLTHKSYASENNSDEFNERLEFLGDSILGACVAEFLYNKFPNEAEGRLSQLKSYIVSGQGLTRWAKAINLEIYLLLGTAEDANGGRKRDSILSDAFEALVAAIYIDSGFTQAKKFIHGFLNKQKRLVVRDSKSKLQEHTQSHHQTLPRYAVLNESGSDHEKIFEVGVYIKETLVAKGSGRSKKEAEQSAARFALRAINKIKNSVAKK, encoded by the coding sequence ATGTTGAATAATTTCTCTAAGCTTGAAAAAACCATAAGTTATAAGTTTAAAAGTAAAAAGCTCCTTGAAAAATCACTTACACATAAGTCCTATGCCTCAGAGAATAACTCTGATGAGTTTAATGAACGGCTTGAATTCCTTGGCGATAGTATTCTTGGTGCTTGTGTGGCAGAATTTCTTTACAATAAATTCCCGAACGAAGCAGAAGGTCGCCTCTCTCAACTAAAGTCGTATATTGTTTCAGGGCAAGGTCTTACCCGCTGGGCAAAAGCCATTAACTTAGAAATTTATTTATTGCTTGGCACTGCTGAAGATGCAAATGGCGGTAGAAAAAGAGATAGCATACTCTCAGATGCCTTTGAGGCACTTGTTGCCGCAATTTACATTGATTCTGGTTTTACTCAAGCGAAAAAGTTTATTCATGGTTTTTTAAATAAGCAAAAACGCCTTGTCGTGCGTGACTCAAAAAGCAAACTCCAAGAGCACACACAATCACACCACCAAACACTACCGCGATACGCTGTTTTAAATGAATCAGGCAGTGATCACGAAAAAATTTTTGAGGTTGGCGTTTATATTAAAGAAACTTTAGTGGCAAAGGGTTCTGGTCGTTCAAAAAAAGAAGCAGAACAATCCGCCGCGCGTTTTGCTTTGCGTGCAATAAATAAAATCAAAAACAGTGTTGCGAAAAAATAA
- the fabF gene encoding beta-ketoacyl-ACP synthase II, producing the protein MNKRVVITGIGVFSPIGIGFETYSNSLKIGKSGAGLLTRFDTTNYPTKIAAQVNDFVPENFLDRKKARRMARFTQLGVAAAIAAVNDSKLDLSKEDLSRIGVVTGTGIGGLDVIEEENKTLLEKGPRRVSPFLIPMIITNMLSGEVAIHFGFTGPNYAISSACASSNHAIGDALRLLRYGDADVMVSGGSEAALTPLGLAGFCNIKALSERNDEPQKASRPFDKNRDGFLMGEGAGIVVLETLEHAKKRGAHIYGELAGYGASDDAYHMTAPNPTGDAAVQAIKTAINDAGVSINDIDYINAHGTSTEYNDKTETLAIKKVFGERARSIPISSTKSMTGHLLGAAGAVELIAILACMKGGFIHPTINYETPDPECDLDYVPNIARDIKINCALSNSLGFGGHNAAIVIKRYVE; encoded by the coding sequence ATGAATAAACGCGTAGTCATAACCGGCATAGGTGTGTTTTCGCCTATTGGCATAGGTTTTGAAACTTATTCTAACTCTCTTAAAATTGGGAAATCCGGTGCGGGGTTGCTAACTCGTTTTGACACAACCAATTACCCTACAAAAATTGCGGCGCAAGTAAATGATTTTGTTCCGGAAAATTTTCTTGACAGAAAGAAAGCCAGAAGAATGGCGCGTTTTACCCAGCTTGGAGTTGCAGCCGCAATAGCCGCTGTAAATGATTCAAAACTTGATCTTTCAAAAGAAGACCTATCTCGTATTGGCGTAGTTACTGGCACTGGTATTGGCGGTTTGGATGTAATTGAAGAAGAAAATAAGACGCTTTTAGAAAAAGGCCCTCGCCGTGTAAGCCCATTTCTAATTCCAATGATAATAACAAATATGCTCTCAGGTGAAGTTGCAATTCATTTTGGTTTTACAGGTCCAAACTATGCTATTTCAAGCGCTTGTGCTTCCTCAAATCATGCGATTGGGGACGCATTGCGTTTACTGCGTTATGGTGATGCCGATGTAATGGTATCCGGTGGTTCTGAGGCCGCTTTAACACCTCTTGGCCTTGCCGGTTTTTGCAACATTAAAGCTCTCTCTGAGCGTAATGATGAACCTCAAAAGGCATCTCGGCCTTTTGATAAAAACAGAGATGGTTTTTTAATGGGTGAGGGTGCCGGTATAGTTGTACTTGAAACACTTGAACATGCAAAAAAGCGTGGAGCACACATATATGGTGAGCTTGCCGGATATGGTGCTTCAGACGATGCTTATCACATGACGGCTCCAAACCCCACCGGTGATGCGGCGGTTCAAGCAATTAAAACTGCAATTAACGATGCTGGTGTAAGCATTAACGATATTGACTATATTAATGCCCACGGCACATCTACTGAATATAACGACAAAACAGAAACACTTGCAATTAAAAAAGTTTTTGGCGAAAGAGCAAGAAGTATTCCAATATCGTCAACTAAGTCAATGACAGGTCATTTACTTGGTGCGGCAGGCGCAGTAGAATTAATAGCGATACTCGCATGCATGAAAGGTGGTTTTATTCATCCTACAATAAACTACGAAACACCAGACCCCGAGTGCGACCTTGACTATGTGCCAAATATTGCCAGAGACATAAAAATAAATTGTGCACTTTCCAACTCTCTTGGGTTTGGCGGGCATAACGCGGCAATTGTAATTAAAAGATATGTTGAATAA
- the acpP gene encoding acyl carrier protein, with amino-acid sequence MSAEIEAKVKEIIQEQLGVDPAEITIGASFVNDLGADSLDTVELVMAFEEEFGLEIPDEEAEKIQSVGQAVDYIKAHKK; translated from the coding sequence ATGTCAGCAGAAATAGAAGCAAAGGTAAAAGAAATCATTCAGGAACAGCTTGGCGTTGACCCGGCAGAAATTACAATAGGTGCTTCTTTTGTAAATGACCTTGGAGCAGATTCACTTGACACGGTTGAGTTGGTCATGGCTTTTGAAGAAGAGTTTGGTTTGGAAATTCCAGACGAGGAAGCGGAAAAAATTCAATCGGTTGGTCAGGCAGTAGATTACATAAAAGCACACAAAAAATAA
- the fabG gene encoding 3-oxoacyl-[acyl-carrier-protein] reductase translates to MKLKGQVAIVTGSAQGIGRSVAEALAAEGCSVVISDINDALALQTANEIKEQFKVETLAIAANVAVLEQCENLIQKSIDKFSKINILINNAGITRDNLILRMSEQEWDSVIAVNLKGVFNCIKAVSRVMLKARGGKIVNIASVVGQMGNAGQANYSASKGGVIALTKTCAREFSSRNINVNAVAPGFIKTAMTNALSEEAKKKLADQIPLGRLGEARDIAKAVVFLCTEDSSYITGQVIAVNGGMYL, encoded by the coding sequence ATGAAACTTAAAGGTCAGGTAGCAATAGTTACGGGTTCAGCGCAAGGTATTGGCCGCTCTGTTGCGGAAGCATTGGCAGCAGAAGGTTGCTCTGTCGTAATTTCAGACATAAACGATGCACTTGCTTTGCAAACGGCCAATGAAATTAAAGAACAGTTCAAAGTTGAAACACTCGCAATTGCGGCGAATGTGGCGGTGCTTGAACAGTGCGAAAACCTTATACAAAAATCTATTGACAAATTTTCCAAAATAAATATACTAATCAACAATGCCGGCATAACCAGAGACAACCTAATATTGCGCATGAGCGAACAGGAGTGGGACTCTGTAATTGCGGTAAACCTAAAAGGCGTTTTTAACTGTATAAAAGCGGTAAGTCGTGTAATGCTCAAAGCCCGCGGCGGTAAAATCGTTAACATTGCCTCAGTTGTCGGACAGATGGGCAATGCTGGACAGGCGAATTACTCTGCTTCAAAAGGAGGGGTAATAGCTCTAACAAAAACTTGTGCAAGAGAATTTTCTTCAAGAAATATAAATGTAAATGCGGTTGCTCCGGGGTTTATCAAAACTGCAATGACCAATGCCTTAAGTGAAGAAGCCAAAAAGAAACTTGCAGACCAAATACCGCTTGGCCGCTTAGGCGAAGCACGAGATATAGCAAAAGCAGTTGTTTTTTTATGCACTGAAGATTCATCTTATATAACCGGACAAGTCATCGCCGTTAACGGCGGTATGTACCTATAA